A genomic window from Diospyros lotus cultivar Yz01 chromosome 2, ASM1463336v1, whole genome shotgun sequence includes:
- the LOC127795600 gene encoding serine carboxypeptidase 24-like, producing the protein MSAWRRSLIFLSFLFCSATTIVAVTKPQEMDRIAALPGQPAVTFSQFSGYITVHRQQGRALFYWFTEAAAEPERKPLVLWLNGGPGCSSIAYGASEEIGPFRINKTGSSLYLSSYSWNQEANLLFLESPAGVGFSYTNTSSNLLDSGDKRTAQDALVFLVRWFSRFPQYKHRDFYIAGESYAGHYVPQLAKKIHDYNKAYSHPIINLKGFIVGNAVTDTYYDNVGTVTFWWSHSMISDRSYNSILKNCNFTADKYSQRCDDALNYAMNHEFGDIDQYSIYTPTCEAAPKNETPTRLLRLGNTLVRRRVSGYDPCTENYAEKYYNRPDVQKALHANTTAAIPYKWTACSDVLIKNWKDSQASMLPTYKELIAAGLRIWVFSGDTDSVVPVTATRFSLNHLNLTVKTPWYPWYSGHQVGGWTEVYDGLTFATVRGAGHEVPLLQPKRAFLLFHSFLNGKKLPQKP; encoded by the exons ATGTCTGCCTGGAGAAGGTCTCTGATTTTCTTGAGCTTCCTCTTCTGTTCAGCCACCACCATTGTTGCTGTAACTAAGCCACAAGAGATGGACAGAATTGCAGCCCTTCCCGGCCAGCCGGCGGTGACGTTTTCCCAGTTTTCTGGCTACATTACCGTCCACAGGCAACAAGGCCGGGCCCTCTTTTACTGGTTCACAGAAGCTGCCGCCGAGCCGGAGAGGAAGCCTCTCGTTCTTTGGCTCAATGGAG GACCAGGGTGTTCATCCATAGCTTATGGAGCATCAGAGGAAATAGGACCATTTCGGATCAACAAAACTGGTTCATCTCTCTATCTCAGCAGCTACTCTTGGAATCAAG AGGCAAATCTTCTTTTCCTGGAGTCTCCCGCCGGCGTCGGTTTCTCGTACACAAATACAAGCTCCAACCTCCTGGATTCCGGCGACAAGAGAACCG CTCAAGATGCTCTAGTTTTTCTCGTCAGATGGTTCTCAAGGTTCCCTCAATACAAGCACAGAGACTTCTACATTGCCGGGGAGAGCTATGCcg GGCATTATGTTCCTCAGCTGGCCAAGAAAATTCATGATTATAACAAAGCCTATTCTCATCCAATCATCAACCTCAAAGGATTCATC GTGGGGAATGCAGTAACAGACACCTACTACGACAACGTAGGAACAGTGACATTCTGGTGGAGCCATTCCATGATCTCCGACAGATCCTACAATTCCATCCTCAAAAACTGCAACTTCACAGCCGACAAATACTCCCAGCGCTGCGACGACGCTTTGAACTATGCCATGAACCATGAGTTCGGCGACATCGATCAGTACAGCATCTACACCCCTACTTGCGAGGCAGCGCCCAAGAACGAGACACCAACCCGCCTCCTTCGGCTCGGTAACACGCTCGTACGTCGTAGGGTTTCTGGTTACGATCCCTGCACCGAAAACTACGCCGAGAAGTATTACAACCGGCCCGACGTTCAAAAGGCTTTGCATGCAAATACGACCGCCGCCATTCCATATAAATGGACTGCTTGCAG TGATGTCCTCATAAAGAACTGGAAGGACTCCCAAGCTTCTATGCTGCCCACATACAAGGAGTTGATTGCAGCTGGGCTTAGAATTTGGGTGTTCAG TGGAGACACAGATTCAGTGGTACCAGTGACAGCCACCAGGTTCTCCTTGAACCATCTCAATCTCACTGTCAAGACCCCATGGTATCCCTGGTACTCCGGCCACCAG GTGGGAGGCTGGACAGAGGTGTATGATGGATTAACCTTTGCCACAGTGAGAGGAGCTGGACATGAAGTTCCTCTGCTTCAGCCCAAGAGAGCCTTCCTTCTCTTCCATTCATTCTTGAATGGCAAAAAATTACCTCAGAAACCATAA
- the LOC127795601 gene encoding nucleoid-associated protein At4g30620, chloroplastic-like, with protein sequence MASTTSATVTAQISNLHRANDRRRSSLSSLSCKTNPVSMWILSRSACQKIGHNHRSVRICGIFGGKKDNNEKGDEASSKAGILGNMQNLFETVKKAQTVVQVEAVRVQNELAATEIDGYCEGELVKVTLSGNQQPIRTDITDAAMELGPEKLSLLVHEAYKDAHQRSVQAMKERMSDLAQSLGMPPGLGEGFKQ encoded by the exons ATGGCATCGACAACAAGCGCCACCGTCACTGCTCAGATTTCGAACTTGCACAGAGCGAATGATCGGAGAAGAAGTTCACTCTCCTCACTCTCCT GTAAAACAAATCCAGTCAGCATGTGGATTTTATCACGGTCTGCTTGTCAAAAGATTGGGCACAATCATAGATCTGTTCGCATTTGTGGTATATTTGGAGGCAAAAAGGACAATAATGAGAAGGGAGATGAAGCATCTTCAAAG GCAGGGATTCTAGGAAACATGCAAAATTTATTTGAGACTGTGAAGAAGGCACAAACGGTTGTCCAGGTTGAGGCAGTGCGAGTGCAGAACGAGCTTGCGGc AACGGAAATTGATGGTTATTGTGAAGGGGAGCTAGTAAAG GTTACACTATCTGGGAACCAGCAACCTATACGTACTGATATCACTGATGCTGCAATGGAGTTGGGACCAGAA AAACTCTCACTTCTGGTGCACGAGGCATATAAGGATGCACATCAGAGAAGTGTTCAG GCAATGAAGGAAAGGATGAGTGATCTTGCCCAAAGCTTAGGTATGCCACCGGGCCTTGGCGAGGGATTCAAacaatga
- the LOC127794655 gene encoding early nodulin-like protein 3, with protein sequence MSIQNPSLEPTKKRPLLSFLLTLLRFFLCDRFRELREPPMAVFRPLLPCLILLFVVPFVPSDAREFLVGGRESSWKIPHFPEDFNRWSGKMQFVVGDTLVLKYKEKADSVLQVTEENYNNCNTTNPIKQYDDGDTEIQLDRPGPFYLISGAAGHCEKGQKLAVRVLSLKHGSIRGLPPAAAPMRAPAPSRLNVLAPSTAPGGGGGCLEVGALTVAMVLGCLVGLAALV encoded by the exons ATGTCCATCCAAAATCCTTCGCTGGAACCCACCAAAAAGCGCCCATTGCTTTCATTTTTACTCACTCTTCTCCGCTTCTTCCTGTGTGATCGATTCAGGGAGCTCCGAGAGCCTCCAATGGCGGTCTTCAGACCTCTTCTTCCGTGTTTGATCCTGCTGTTCGTGGTGCCCTTCGTTCCTTCTGATGCTAGAGAGTTCCTGGTTGGCGGCCGAGAAAGTTCCTGGAAAATCCCCCACTTTCCCGAGGATTTCAACAGATGGTCCGGGAAAATGCAGTTCGTCGTCGGCGATACCCTCG TGTTGAAGTACAAAGAGAAAGCCGATTCGGTGCTGCAAGTGACGGAGGAGAACTACAATAACTGCAACACAACGAATCCAATCAAACAGTACGACGACGGCGACACCGAGATCCAACTGGACCGGCCGGGCCCGTTTTACCTCATCAGCGGGGCAGCCGGCCACTGCGAGAAGGGCCAGAAGCTGGCGGTGAGAGTGTTATCGCTCAAACATGGCTCCATCCGGGGGCTTCCTCCTGCTGCAGCGCCGATGCGGGCGCCTGCGCCTTCTCGGCTTAACGTGCTTGCTCCGTCGACTGCTccgggcggcggcggcggctgtTTGGAGGTTGGAGCTCTGACTGTGGCGATGGTTTTGGGATGCTTGGTTGGGCTGGCCGCCTTGGTCTGA